In a single window of the Terriglobus roseus genome:
- a CDS encoding bifunctional nuclease family protein, which yields MTRPAQHAKGTASPEGTGDEVEVRIRGLMMDPVTNMPMIVLKEMAGEAVLPIWVGIFEANAIALEIEKSATPRPMTHDLLRNTLRAFDAIVSRVVISDLKDDTFFAVIWLDRAGDVMTMDARPSDALALAMRADCPIFVSRAVLDTARMNQKGRDVNSDELRRWLEGLGDDDMGRYKM from the coding sequence ATGACACGCCCTGCCCAACACGCGAAGGGAACCGCATCCCCCGAGGGAACCGGCGACGAGGTCGAGGTGCGCATTCGCGGCCTGATGATGGATCCCGTCACGAACATGCCCATGATCGTTCTGAAGGAGATGGCGGGAGAGGCAGTCCTGCCTATCTGGGTCGGCATCTTCGAGGCCAACGCGATTGCGCTTGAGATCGAGAAATCCGCTACACCCAGGCCCATGACCCATGATCTGCTGCGGAATACGCTTCGCGCCTTTGACGCAATCGTCTCGCGCGTGGTGATCAGTGACCTGAAGGACGATACGTTCTTCGCGGTGATCTGGTTGGATCGTGCCGGGGATGTGATGACGATGGATGCCCGACCCTCGGACGCGCTCGCGCTCGCCATGCGTGCTGACTGCCCGATTTTTGTCAGTCGCGCCGTGCTCGATACGGCGCGGATGAATCAGAAGGGCCGCGACGTCAACTCCGATGAGCTTCGCCGCTGGCTCGAGGGCCTGGGCGACGACGACATGGGCCGCTACAAGATGTAG
- the miaB gene encoding tRNA (N6-isopentenyl adenosine(37)-C2)-methylthiotransferase MiaB codes for MIAQAKTFYIETFGCQMNAHDSEKVIGTLEHEGYVRVQDEEDAGLILYNTCSIRDKAEQKVFHRLNEYKRMQGEGKQFAVLGCVAQQEGEKIFEKAPFVSLVSGSASYRNLPEMLVRLEAGEKRITGLDDRRTQDATFDTEFTTRSNPHRGYITIIEGCDKFCSYCVVPYTRGKERSRASDSIMAEAQRMASLGYTDIQLLGQNVNSYRDPLGQRTFAQVLEAIGALQGVRRVRFTTSHPRDFTPDIIEVIDRMPTVCDHVHLPVQSGSSTVLKAMQREYTREWYLERIAWIKAAKRDISMTTDIIVGFPGETEEDFEQTMSLLDEVGYDAVYAFQYSQRPNTPAVGMPDTVPDDVKAARLQRLMDAQRERQRISYERHLGQVMDVMVEGYNSQRGQITGRSSQNKTVNFTTSQPILPALGSYQQVRITRSFPNSLVGEAVLAG; via the coding sequence GTGATTGCCCAAGCGAAAACCTTCTATATCGAGACCTTTGGTTGCCAGATGAATGCCCATGACTCGGAGAAAGTCATTGGAACGCTGGAGCATGAGGGCTACGTCCGCGTCCAGGACGAGGAGGATGCCGGGCTCATCCTGTACAACACCTGCTCCATCCGCGATAAGGCGGAGCAGAAGGTCTTCCATCGGCTGAACGAGTACAAGCGCATGCAGGGCGAGGGCAAGCAGTTTGCCGTCCTTGGCTGTGTCGCGCAGCAGGAAGGCGAGAAGATCTTTGAGAAGGCGCCGTTTGTGTCGCTGGTTTCGGGTTCTGCTTCCTATCGCAACCTTCCGGAGATGCTGGTCCGCCTGGAAGCGGGTGAGAAGCGCATCACGGGCCTGGACGACCGCCGCACGCAGGACGCGACCTTCGACACAGAGTTCACCACTCGCAGCAACCCTCACCGCGGCTACATCACCATCATTGAAGGCTGCGATAAGTTCTGCAGCTACTGCGTGGTGCCGTACACGCGCGGCAAGGAGCGCTCGCGCGCTTCGGACAGCATCATGGCCGAAGCGCAGCGTATGGCCAGCCTCGGCTACACCGACATTCAGTTGCTGGGACAGAACGTGAACAGCTACCGCGACCCGCTGGGACAGCGGACGTTCGCGCAGGTGCTGGAGGCGATTGGAGCACTGCAGGGTGTCCGCCGCGTCCGGTTCACCACGTCGCACCCGCGTGACTTTACGCCGGACATCATTGAAGTCATCGATCGCATGCCGACGGTTTGCGACCACGTGCATCTGCCGGTTCAATCCGGATCTTCCACGGTCCTGAAGGCCATGCAGCGCGAGTACACGCGCGAGTGGTACCTGGAGCGCATCGCCTGGATCAAGGCGGCGAAGCGCGACATCAGCATGACCACCGACATTATTGTGGGCTTCCCGGGCGAGACGGAAGAGGACTTCGAGCAGACGATGAGCCTGCTGGACGAAGTCGGTTACGACGCCGTCTATGCCTTCCAGTATTCGCAGCGGCCGAACACGCCCGCCGTCGGCATGCCCGACACCGTGCCGGATGATGTGAAAGCTGCACGACTGCAGCGCCTGATGGACGCGCAGCGCGAGCGGCAACGCATTTCCTACGAGCGCCACCTGGGCCAGGTGATGGATGTGATGGTTGAGGGCTACAACTCGCAGCGAGGCCAGATCACTGGCCGGTCTTCGCAGAACAAGACCGTCAACTTCACGACCTCTCAGCCAATCCTGCCTGCGCTGGGCAGCTATCAACAGGTCAGGATTACGCGCAGCTTCCCCAACAGCCTGGTGGGTGAAGCGGTTTTGGCGGGCTGA